A single region of the Elizabethkingia sp. JS20170427COW genome encodes:
- a CDS encoding malate dehydrogenase, whose product MKVTIVGAGAVGASCAEYIAIKNFASEVVLVDIKEGFAEGKAMDLRQTASLNGFDTKINGYTQDYSKTTGSKVAVITSGIPRKPGMTREELIGINAGIVKEVAENILKYSPEAIIIVVSNPMDTMAYLVHKTCNIPRNRVVGMGGALDSARFKYRMAEALDCPISDVDGMVIAAHSDTGMLPLTRLATRNGVPIAEFLSNEKIKHIAEETKVGGATLTKLLGTSAWYAPGAAVSVMVQAILCDQKKMIPCSTLLQGEYGEDDISLGVPCIVGKDGIESIVSLPLNEEEKEKFSSAAEAVRQVNKDLNL is encoded by the coding sequence ATGAAAGTAACAATTGTAGGTGCTGGTGCTGTAGGAGCAAGCTGTGCGGAATATATCGCTATTAAAAATTTTGCTTCGGAAGTAGTCCTAGTCGATATTAAAGAAGGCTTTGCCGAAGGAAAAGCAATGGACCTTAGACAAACAGCTTCTCTTAACGGTTTCGATACTAAAATCAATGGGTACACCCAAGATTACTCTAAAACCACAGGTTCTAAAGTTGCCGTAATCACTTCGGGGATTCCTAGAAAACCAGGGATGACAAGAGAAGAACTTATCGGAATCAACGCAGGGATTGTAAAAGAAGTTGCTGAAAACATTTTAAAATACTCTCCAGAGGCTATTATCATCGTTGTAAGCAACCCTATGGATACAATGGCTTATCTGGTTCATAAAACTTGTAATATCCCGAGAAACAGAGTTGTTGGAATGGGAGGAGCTTTGGATTCTGCTCGTTTCAAATACCGAATGGCAGAAGCTTTAGATTGCCCTATTTCCGATGTTGATGGGATGGTTATTGCTGCCCATAGCGACACAGGGATGCTTCCTCTTACCCGTTTAGCAACAAGAAATGGAGTCCCAATTGCTGAATTTTTAAGCAATGAAAAAATAAAACATATCGCTGAAGAAACCAAAGTAGGAGGAGCCACCCTTACCAAATTGTTAGGAACTTCAGCTTGGTATGCTCCAGGAGCTGCTGTATCGGTAATGGTACAAGCCATCCTTTGCGACCAAAAGAAAATGATTCCTTGCTCTACCCTACTACAAGGAGAATACGGGGAAGATGACATTTCCTTAGGAGTGCCTTGCATTGTGGGGAAAGATGGGATAGAAAGTATTGTTTCCCTTCCTCTAAACGAAGAGGAAAAAGAAAAATTCTCTTCTGCTGCTGAAGCAGTAAGGCAAGTTAATAAAGATCTTAATTTATAA
- a CDS encoding nucleoid-associated protein, with translation MSEDNIRRLEHVSVHYIRNKASGEGFITSENPLELTPETTLLLKNFFLTPFKTNIYFQFYNEEVIENNTVFSLATKIFEQPEFIHEESKNLAQFLHNQTLHSNIKDGEFFVTYFKDYIVEGQIVDAIGLFKTENKETFLNIHPNEEQFSLDTQQGISLKKLDRGCLIFNTEKEKGYMIQIIDTTKGSGPEAQYWVDDFLQVQQRKDEYFETEYTLSMYKDYITEQLPQEYEVSKVDQADLLNKSINFFKEKENFEIDEFKKQVLVDPEVIESFDEYKKQYEEDRDINLSESFAINTGAVKKQQRYFKSVIKLDKNFHIYVHGDRKMLEQGEDEKGKYYRLYFEEEL, from the coding sequence ATGAGTGAAGATAATATCCGAAGATTGGAGCATGTTTCCGTACACTATATCCGAAATAAAGCAAGCGGCGAAGGTTTTATTACTTCCGAAAATCCTTTAGAACTAACTCCGGAAACAACATTATTGCTTAAAAATTTCTTCCTTACTCCTTTTAAAACCAATATTTACTTTCAGTTTTACAATGAAGAGGTTATAGAAAACAACACTGTTTTTTCTTTGGCTACTAAGATTTTTGAGCAACCTGAATTTATTCATGAGGAATCTAAAAACTTAGCACAATTCCTCCACAACCAAACCTTACACTCCAACATCAAAGACGGAGAATTTTTCGTAACTTATTTTAAAGATTACATTGTAGAAGGGCAGATCGTTGATGCGATTGGTTTATTTAAAACCGAAAACAAGGAAACCTTCCTTAATATCCACCCTAACGAAGAACAATTCAGCTTAGACACTCAACAAGGGATAAGCCTTAAAAAACTAGACAGAGGTTGCCTTATCTTCAATACCGAGAAAGAAAAAGGCTACATGATTCAAATTATCGATACCACAAAAGGAAGCGGACCTGAAGCTCAATATTGGGTAGATGACTTCTTACAAGTACAACAACGCAAGGACGAATATTTCGAAACGGAATACACCCTTTCCATGTACAAAGATTATATTACCGAGCAACTTCCACAAGAATATGAAGTGAGCAAGGTAGATCAAGCAGACCTACTCAATAAATCGATAAACTTCTTCAAGGAAAAAGAAAATTTTGAAATTGATGAGTTTAAAAAACAAGTCTTGGTAGATCCTGAGGTTATTGAAAGCTTTGATGAATACAAAAAGCAGTATGAAGAAGACCGAGACATCAACCTTTCTGAAAGTTTTGCCATCAATACAGGAGCTGTAAAAAAGCAACAGAGATACTTTAAATCGGTAATTAAACTCGATAAAAACTTCCACATCTACGTCCATGGCGACCGAAAAATGCTAGAACAAGGAGAGGATGAAAAAGGAAAATATTACCGACTTTATTTCGAAGAAGAATTATAA
- a CDS encoding N-acetylmuramoyl-L-alanine amidase — MRKTLFIIGLVSILQSCGSSKNTTVVAHQTATKPTSHATTPSSTPKPTVQRDHNLDFFRENIGDITKNDNTISYGSIVSAQPKGYEVVKTYFPSVGQNFRQRYIILHYTALDHEKSIRVLTTQSVSAHYLVNDLNDKEIYQLVDENKRAYHSGISSWRKDINLNDNSIGIEIINLGFTNVGGERIFAEYPDYQVRKVAQLVKDIANRYNIPATHILGHSDIAPTRKQDPGPKFPWKKLYTDYGIGMWYDDSVKNAFWQELQSQDFEAMKATPQFIYQLQSELKKFGYSLETSGEYDKPTQLVVQAFQYHFRPQISDGILDSETYAILKALIQKYP; from the coding sequence ATGCGTAAAACATTATTTATCATAGGATTAGTATCTATTTTACAATCCTGTGGTTCTTCCAAAAACACAACCGTAGTTGCTCATCAAACAGCAACAAAGCCAACTTCGCATGCTACTACCCCATCTTCTACTCCCAAACCTACCGTTCAAAGGGATCATAATTTAGATTTTTTTCGTGAAAATATCGGGGATATTACCAAAAATGACAATACTATCAGCTATGGGAGTATTGTTTCTGCTCAGCCTAAAGGTTATGAAGTAGTAAAAACTTATTTCCCATCGGTTGGTCAAAATTTTAGACAGAGATACATTATTCTTCACTATACTGCTTTAGACCATGAAAAATCAATACGAGTACTCACCACCCAAAGTGTAAGTGCCCACTATTTAGTAAACGACCTTAATGACAAGGAAATTTATCAATTGGTGGATGAAAACAAAAGAGCTTATCACTCTGGCATCAGTTCATGGAGGAAAGATATCAACCTCAACGATAATTCTATAGGTATCGAGATTATCAATCTTGGATTCACTAATGTAGGAGGCGAAAGGATTTTTGCCGAATACCCCGATTACCAAGTACGCAAAGTTGCCCAATTGGTAAAAGATATTGCAAACCGCTATAACATACCTGCTACCCACATCCTTGGTCACTCGGATATCGCCCCTACCAGGAAACAAGACCCAGGTCCTAAATTCCCATGGAAAAAGCTATATACCGACTACGGCATTGGGATGTGGTATGATGATAGCGTTAAAAATGCTTTCTGGCAAGAGTTACAAAGCCAAGATTTCGAAGCGATGAAAGCCACTCCACAATTTATCTACCAACTACAAAGTGAATTGAAAAAATTCGGATATAGCCTCGAAACTTCTGGTGAATATGACAAACCTACCCAACTGGTGGTACAAGCTTTTCAATACCACTTCAGGCCTCAGATTTCAGATGGTATATTAGATTCTGAAACCTATGCAATATTAAAAGCCCTTATCCAAAAATACCCTTAA
- a CDS encoding FMN-binding glutamate synthase family protein — translation MRKQFVIFSSLLLAITLGLSLFLNKNWIVLFAIFLIFTIMGYQDMYQKKHALRRIFPLFGRLRYVMEELRPKMYQYFIESDTDGKPISRIDRSTIYQRAKKQLETIPFGTQLDVYAEGYEWMCHSVSPKAFDSLNHNPRVIFGNKDCKQPYSSSILNISAMSFGSLSSQAVESMNGGAKIGGFAHNTGEGGISSYHLKHGGDLIWQIGTGYFGCRDEEGNFNPELFAEKSQHPNVKMIELKISQGAKPGHGGILPASKNTEEIAKIRHIKPHTVVASPPYHSAFNTPLEMIQFIQKLRELSGGKPVGFKLCIGHKAEFISICKAMIHLDIYPDFITIDGGEGGTGAAPQEFSNYLGAPMLDGLAFAHNILTGLDIRKHIRLVASGKITSSFHIARAMALGADTCNSARAMMMAIGCIQALLCNTNRCPTGIATQDPKLTVGIDVADKKVRLANYHKGTVDNFVELLGASGLDEMKNITRSHIYRRVSLNEMLTYEEIFPSIEVGTMLNGEIPEKYKWDFAHSNMNKWGV, via the coding sequence ATGCGTAAACAGTTTGTTATTTTTTCAAGTTTATTGCTTGCAATAACACTTGGCCTTTCCCTTTTTTTAAATAAAAATTGGATTGTACTTTTTGCTATTTTTCTGATATTCACCATCATGGGATATCAGGATATGTATCAAAAAAAACATGCTCTAAGACGAATTTTCCCTCTATTCGGAAGGCTTCGTTATGTAATGGAAGAGCTAAGACCCAAAATGTACCAATATTTTATAGAATCGGATACCGATGGTAAACCTATTAGCCGCATCGACCGATCTACCATCTACCAGAGAGCTAAAAAACAATTGGAGACTATCCCTTTTGGAACCCAACTAGACGTATATGCAGAAGGGTATGAATGGATGTGTCATTCGGTTTCCCCAAAAGCTTTCGACAGCCTTAACCATAACCCTAGAGTAATTTTCGGGAACAAAGACTGTAAGCAACCTTATTCTTCTAGTATCCTTAATATTTCCGCAATGAGTTTCGGTTCTTTAAGCTCACAAGCGGTAGAATCTATGAATGGTGGTGCTAAAATTGGAGGCTTTGCTCACAATACTGGAGAAGGAGGAATTAGCTCTTACCACTTAAAACACGGTGGCGACCTTATCTGGCAAATTGGTACTGGATATTTTGGATGTAGAGATGAAGAAGGAAACTTCAACCCTGAGCTCTTTGCTGAAAAATCTCAGCACCCTAATGTAAAAATGATCGAATTAAAAATCTCCCAAGGGGCTAAGCCTGGACATGGTGGGATTTTACCAGCATCTAAAAATACCGAGGAAATTGCTAAAATCAGACATATTAAACCTCATACTGTTGTAGCATCTCCACCTTACCACTCTGCGTTTAACACTCCACTAGAGATGATTCAATTCATCCAAAAACTAAGAGAATTATCTGGAGGAAAGCCTGTAGGCTTCAAATTATGTATAGGACACAAAGCTGAATTCATCTCTATTTGTAAAGCAATGATTCACCTAGATATCTATCCTGACTTTATCACCATCGATGGTGGTGAGGGAGGTACCGGAGCTGCTCCTCAAGAATTTTCTAACTACCTGGGAGCCCCTATGTTGGACGGTTTAGCTTTCGCTCACAACATTTTAACAGGTTTAGATATCCGTAAACACATAAGATTGGTAGCTTCTGGGAAAATCACCTCTTCCTTCCACATCGCAAGAGCTATGGCTTTAGGAGCTGATACTTGTAACTCTGCACGTGCAATGATGATGGCAATCGGCTGTATCCAAGCCCTACTTTGTAACACCAACCGTTGTCCTACAGGTATCGCAACACAAGACCCTAAGCTAACTGTGGGTATTGACGTTGCTGATAAAAAAGTAAGATTAGCCAACTACCATAAAGGTACCGTTGATAACTTTGTAGAATTGCTTGGAGCTTCAGGTTTAGATGAAATGAAAAACATCACCCGATCTCACATCTACAGAAGGGTTTCTCTAAACGAAATGCTTACCTATGAAGAAATATTCCCAAGTATTGAAGTAGGAACCATGCTGAATGGTGAAATTCCAGAAAAATACAAATGGGACTTTGCTCACTCTAACATGAATAAATGGGGAGTATAA
- a CDS encoding J domain-containing protein, with product MKDYYYFLGIEREDGIEEIRKAYRKLSLKYHPDKSESDPFFEKRFREIREAYEVLSDEDQKRTYDHLLSLDCTSTKSNLPPKIKSFHANKIRVKKGEEIIITWQTQNADVVKIHPFGLEKAFGERKFKVTNFGEDRKFQLIINASNTLLNQTVAHGITIIELSEHEEINPHVTPPSSTPETTLEEKEISLLTKCIIIVISLLILGLLYWILYHS from the coding sequence TTGAAAGATTATTACTACTTTTTAGGCATTGAAAGGGAAGATGGCATTGAGGAAATCCGAAAAGCCTATCGCAAGCTTTCCCTAAAGTATCACCCCGACAAGAGTGAAAGTGATCCTTTCTTCGAAAAGCGTTTCCGCGAGATTAGAGAAGCCTATGAAGTGCTTAGTGACGAAGACCAAAAGCGCACTTATGATCATCTTCTTTCTTTGGATTGCACCAGTACCAAATCCAACCTTCCTCCAAAAATAAAATCTTTCCACGCCAACAAAATAAGAGTTAAAAAGGGAGAAGAAATCATCATTACATGGCAAACACAAAATGCAGATGTTGTTAAAATACATCCTTTTGGGTTAGAAAAAGCTTTTGGTGAACGCAAGTTTAAAGTCACCAACTTTGGTGAGGATAGAAAATTCCAACTCATCATCAATGCTAGCAATACCCTCCTCAACCAAACAGTAGCCCATGGGATTACCATTATTGAGCTTTCAGAACATGAAGAAATAAATCCCCATGTAACTCCACCGTCTTCAACTCCAGAGACTACACTCGAAGAAAAAGAAATCTCCCTACTCACCAAATGCATCATTATCGTTATTAGCTTACTTATTTTAGGCTTACTTTATTGGATTTTATACCATTCATAA
- a CDS encoding EpsG family protein, with product MYHCTQKIMLSLKFEKYILYTLLLSLVYAIIINIYPIPINFDISRFIKFYHIFQESSVSEYFKIFTKSPDFLAQLILLILAKLNLSIHIFFFTTAFLSSFNFLHTFQYYYRKHHSKPPVFWMYLIVWMSISVPGILSGIRNIHALSFVALAFVFLDQKRNIPFWTCLLYAAFFHYSVYIIIIAYLIFQSKYFTIQQYKIFAILGAFVFLFIFFIPSHLLQTLLPESIFKKIEYYILHNSLLKEHLNSYNWKGLIYFILHKTLIPYLYIILYFYYFKIKILSTETLCLMFSCILFIFFPNTLSRYWSLLYIYSIIKILIIYQPISKYRYFIGFHILYFISQCLLLSKSIYHAVQTKAIVI from the coding sequence ATGTATCATTGTACTCAAAAAATCATGCTTTCCCTTAAATTTGAAAAATATATTCTATATACCCTTCTTCTCTCCCTTGTTTACGCTATTATCATTAATATTTATCCTATTCCTATAAATTTTGACATCTCTAGATTCATAAAATTCTATCATATTTTCCAAGAATCTTCTGTATCGGAATATTTTAAAATATTTACAAAATCTCCTGATTTTTTAGCTCAGCTTATACTTCTTATTTTAGCAAAACTCAACTTATCTATCCATATATTTTTCTTTACCACAGCCTTCTTAAGTTCCTTTAATTTTTTACACACCTTTCAATATTACTATCGAAAACACCACTCAAAACCTCCTGTGTTTTGGATGTATCTTATCGTTTGGATGTCAATAAGCGTCCCTGGTATCCTATCAGGAATCAGGAATATCCATGCTTTATCATTTGTAGCCTTAGCCTTTGTTTTTTTAGATCAAAAGAGAAATATTCCTTTTTGGACTTGCCTACTGTATGCAGCGTTTTTTCACTACTCTGTATATATCATCATTATTGCTTACCTTATTTTCCAATCAAAATATTTTACAATTCAACAATATAAAATTTTCGCCATTTTAGGAGCTTTTGTTTTTTTATTTATTTTTTTTATCCCATCTCATTTATTACAAACTTTACTTCCTGAAAGTATATTTAAAAAAATAGAGTACTATATTCTCCATAATAGTCTATTAAAAGAACATCTCAATAGCTATAATTGGAAAGGATTAATCTATTTTATTTTACATAAAACCCTTATCCCCTACCTTTACATTATTCTCTATTTTTATTATTTTAAAATAAAAATACTCAGTACAGAAACGCTCTGCTTAATGTTTTCATGTATTCTATTTATTTTCTTCCCAAACACCTTAAGTAGGTACTGGAGTTTACTATATATTTATTCCATTATCAAAATTCTCATTATTTATCAACCTATTTCTAAATACCGTTATTTCATAGGATTCCATATCCTTTATTTCATCAGTCAGTGTCTCCTCTTATCCAAATCTATTTACCATGCCGTACAAACTAAGGCCATTGTAATCTAA
- a CDS encoding nucleoside-diphosphate sugar epimerase/dehydratase — protein sequence MKGGLGRLLRVRFLPRWMVYGLELLILSVSLGISYFILNVLKVSPQSSIPMYEKFLLIIGVNSIFLLLFKTYSGIIRYSTFVDLAKIFFASVSTFVTLVCINLFSMEVYGDKLILFPVLILYFIFSFAFLFCFRLGVKEFYHFVREFSNNISKKNILMLGVDEHSVAMANAVQDTPSVNYQIAGFLVEKDSPNVATLLGKKIYSKDCLTKDKINQLNIEGVLIIQDNLTREEINSWVNYFLDLDIEVFKSSPVQKYKDEKEMASSIKSIQIEDLLNRKPIKLDNEEVKRRHHGKAVLVTGGAGSIGSEIVRQVAQYNPSLIVVLDQAETPLYEVELELRATYPHVEFRFILCDISNKRRLERIFNKFQFSMVYHAAAYKHVPLIEENPHEGVLVNIYGTKNVASLSSQYGINRFVMVSTDKAVNPTNVMGATKRSAELYVQALQDVEGNTTKFITTRFGNVLGSNGSVIPHFKKQIAAGGPVTVTHPEIVRYFMTISEACELVLQAGTMGSGGEIFVFDMGKPVKILDLANRMIKLSGLEPEKDIKIEFTGLRPGEKLYEELLSDDTKNLPTPNPKIMVSKDPHMQFNDIDTLAIAITKAALKKDKLEVVKQLKNIVPEFKSNNSIFEVLDKAENRL from the coding sequence ATGAAAGGAGGATTAGGTAGATTATTAAGAGTTAGATTTTTGCCTAGATGGATGGTGTATGGGTTGGAGTTACTTATCCTTTCGGTTTCCTTGGGTATTTCATATTTTATTTTAAACGTATTAAAGGTTAGCCCACAATCTTCAATCCCTATGTATGAAAAATTTCTTCTGATTATAGGGGTGAATTCTATATTTTTATTACTTTTTAAAACCTATTCGGGGATTATCAGATATTCAACTTTTGTGGATTTAGCAAAGATTTTTTTTGCGTCGGTATCTACATTTGTTACTTTGGTGTGTATTAATCTCTTTAGTATGGAAGTATATGGAGATAAGTTGATTTTATTTCCAGTTTTAATTTTGTATTTTATATTTTCTTTTGCCTTTTTATTTTGCTTTCGACTAGGAGTTAAAGAGTTTTATCATTTTGTTAGAGAATTCAGCAATAATATATCTAAAAAAAACATTCTCATGTTGGGAGTTGATGAGCATTCTGTGGCTATGGCAAATGCAGTACAAGATACCCCAAGTGTTAATTACCAAATAGCAGGATTTTTAGTAGAAAAAGATAGCCCGAATGTAGCAACACTTTTAGGAAAGAAGATTTATAGCAAAGATTGTTTAACTAAAGATAAAATCAATCAACTTAATATAGAAGGTGTTCTTATTATCCAAGATAACTTAACCAGAGAAGAGATTAATTCTTGGGTGAATTACTTTTTGGATTTAGATATAGAGGTCTTTAAATCCTCACCTGTGCAAAAGTATAAAGATGAAAAAGAGATGGCTTCCAGTATTAAAAGTATTCAGATTGAAGATTTGCTGAATCGTAAGCCTATAAAATTGGATAATGAAGAGGTAAAGCGTCGTCATCATGGTAAGGCTGTTCTGGTAACTGGTGGAGCAGGCTCTATAGGGAGCGAAATTGTAAGGCAAGTAGCCCAGTATAATCCTTCTTTAATAGTTGTTTTAGACCAAGCAGAAACCCCATTGTATGAGGTAGAGTTGGAGTTAAGAGCAACTTACCCTCATGTTGAATTTAGGTTTATCCTTTGTGATATTTCAAATAAACGTCGTTTAGAAAGGATTTTTAATAAATTCCAATTTTCTATGGTGTATCATGCCGCGGCTTATAAACATGTTCCATTAATTGAGGAAAATCCGCATGAAGGGGTTTTGGTAAATATTTATGGAACTAAAAATGTGGCAAGTTTATCATCTCAATATGGCATTAACCGTTTTGTAATGGTTTCTACGGATAAAGCAGTGAATCCTACCAATGTAATGGGAGCTACCAAACGCTCTGCAGAATTATATGTTCAAGCTTTACAAGATGTAGAAGGAAATACAACTAAATTTATTACTACCCGATTTGGAAATGTGCTAGGCTCTAATGGTTCTGTAATTCCACATTTTAAAAAACAAATTGCAGCAGGTGGTCCTGTTACCGTTACTCACCCAGAAATAGTACGCTATTTTATGACGATTTCAGAAGCTTGTGAGTTGGTATTGCAAGCAGGTACTATGGGTTCTGGAGGAGAAATATTTGTCTTTGATATGGGAAAGCCTGTAAAGATTTTGGATTTAGCAAATAGGATGATTAAACTTTCAGGATTAGAACCTGAAAAAGATATAAAAATTGAATTCACAGGGTTGAGACCAGGAGAAAAATTGTATGAAGAATTGTTGAGTGATGATACTAAGAATCTTCCAACACCAAATCCTAAAATCATGGTTTCTAAAGATCCCCATATGCAATTTAATGATATAGATACTCTTGCAATAGCAATTACCAAAGCAGCTTTAAAGAAAGATAAATTGGAAGTGGTAAAGCAACTTAAAAATATAGTCCCAGAATTCAAAAGTAACAACTCTATATTCGAAGTTTTAGATAAAGCAGAGAATAGATTGTAA
- a CDS encoding polysaccharide biosynthesis/export family protein: MSEKLLKLQIGKLFFLLLTFALLSSCKTKNDITYMQNIDEKAVEIFNKNASTLLQSGDRLVIEVSGADQDVVSPFNQNYSSSDVIRYNNSITNSTISTQKSTVSGPTYIVNSQGDIDFPIIGKVSVKGETIEQVQEKLIKRVLKYVKNPTINIKLANFKVSVLGEVSKPGQYIIPDGEATLLNALAMAGDATIYGLRTNVLIIRNNDGQIEKQRVDITNADFINSPYYHLKQNDVIYISPNKTRQASSIFGQQTSVFISITSILVTIIALIVRK; this comes from the coding sequence ATGAGCGAGAAATTACTAAAACTACAAATTGGGAAATTATTTTTCCTGTTATTAACCTTTGCACTATTATCTTCTTGTAAAACTAAGAATGATATTACCTATATGCAAAATATAGACGAAAAAGCAGTGGAAATTTTTAATAAAAATGCTTCAACACTGCTACAGTCTGGAGACCGATTGGTGATAGAGGTATCTGGGGCAGATCAAGATGTGGTAAGCCCATTTAATCAAAATTACTCCTCTTCTGATGTTATTAGATATAATAACTCTATTACAAATAGTACTATATCAACTCAAAAGTCAACCGTTTCAGGACCTACTTATATTGTAAATAGCCAGGGAGATATAGATTTTCCAATTATTGGTAAGGTTAGTGTGAAGGGAGAGACTATTGAACAGGTACAGGAAAAATTGATAAAAAGAGTGTTAAAATATGTTAAGAATCCTACGATTAATATTAAGTTGGCAAATTTTAAAGTATCGGTTTTAGGTGAGGTATCTAAACCAGGACAGTATATTATTCCTGATGGAGAGGCTACTCTATTGAATGCTTTAGCAATGGCAGGAGATGCTACTATATATGGGTTGAGAACCAATGTATTGATTATTAGAAATAATGATGGGCAAATAGAAAAGCAAAGAGTAGATATAACCAATGCTGATTTTATCAATTCCCCATATTATCATTTAAAGCAGAATGATGTAATTTACATATCTCCAAATAAAACTCGCCAGGCATCTTCAATATTTGGACAACAAACGAGTGTGTTTATATCCATTACCTCTATCTTAGTAACTATTATCGCTTTAATCGTAAGAAAATAA